In one Castor canadensis chromosome 15, mCasCan1.hap1v2, whole genome shotgun sequence genomic region, the following are encoded:
- the Ces5a gene encoding carboxylesterase 5A — translation MNWDWVYPSQALIWAVWILAAIIRGTETEGPQRNTKLGRIQGKQVTVLGSPKSVNVFLGIPFAAPPLGLLRFADPQPAKPWDGLRHATSYPPLCFQNLQWMSTHQRLLKVHYPKLEASEDCLYLNIYAPAHADEGSNLPVFVWFPGGGFESGSASVFDGSALAAYEDMLVVTTQYRLGIFGFFNTWDQHAPGNWVFKDQLAALFWVQENIKFFGGNPSSVTIAGESAGAISVSGLILSPMAKGLFHKAIMESGVAIIPYLRNLDDKLSEDLQMIAHDCACNASDSKALLECLRTKSSKELLSLGKKTNSFTRVVDGVFFPEEPLELLSKKTFEAIPSIIGVNNHECGFLLPMVDSPEVIDGSNKTLALDMIHSFLHIPPQYLHVVAKEYFHDKHSLTDIRDTLLDLLGDVFFVVPALVTAQYHRDAGAPVYFYEFQHRPQCFEHSRPAFVRADHTDEVRFVFGGAFLKGDIVMFEGATEEEKLLSRRIMRYWANFARSGNPNGDGLPLWPVYDQMEQYLMLNLNVSQGKKLKEQRVEFWTNAISLIMSASEALPSPPASLILFSLSLSFFLFCSSEVIV, via the exons ATGAATTGGGATTGGGTATACCCAAGCCAGGCCCTAATATGGGCCGTTTGGATCCTTGCAGCGATCATCAGGG GGACTGAGACTGAAGGGCCACAGAGGAACACCAAGCTGGGAAGGATCCAGGGGAAGCAAGTCACAGTGCTGGGAAGCCCCAAGTCTGTGAATGTGTTTCTTGGAATCCCCTTTGCTGCACCCCCTCTGGGACTCCTGCGATTTGCAGACCCACAGCCTGCAAAGCCCTGGGATGGCTTACGACATGCCACTTCCTACCCCCCACT GTGCTTCCAGAACTTACAGTGGATGAGCACACATCAACGCCTGCTCAAGGTGCATTACCCCAAGTTAGAAGCATCAGAAGACTGCCTCTATCTTAACATCTATGCACCGGCCCATGCTGATGAAGGCTCCAATCTCCCT GTCTTCGTGTGGTTCCCAGGAGGTGGCTTTGAGAGTGGTTCAGCTTCTGTCTTCGATGGGTCTGCCCTGGCTGCCTACGAGGACATGCTGGTTGTGACCACCCAGTACCGACTAGGAATATTTGGCTTCTTCAA CACATGGGACCAGCATGCCCCAGGGAACTGGGTCTTCAAGGACCAGTTGGCTGCCTTATTCTGGGTCCAGGAAAACATCAAGTTCTTTGGTGGGAACCCCAGCTCTGTGACCATCGCTGGCGAGTCAGCAGGAGCCATAAGTGTTTCTGGCCTT ATTTTGTCCCCAATGGCCAAGGGCTTATTCCACAAAGCCATCATGGAGAGTGGGGTGGCCATCATCCCCTACCTGAGAAACCTCGATGACAAGCTGAGTGAAGAT TTGCAGATGATTGCACATGACTGTGCCTGTAATGCATCAGACTCCAAAGCCCTGCTGGAGTGCCTGAGAACCAAATCTTCCAAGGAGTTGCTGAGCCTTGGCAAG AAAACAAATTCTTTCACTCGAGTGGTTGATGGTGTTTTCTTTCCTGAAGAGCCTCTAGAACTATTGTCTAAGAAAACATTTGAAGCAATTCCTTCAATCATCGGAGTCAACAACCATGAGTGTGGCTTCCTACTGCCCATG GTGGACAGTCCTGAGGTCATCGATGGCTCCAACAAGACTTTAGCCCTAGACATGATACATTCTTTCCTG CATATCCCCCCCCAGTATCTGCATGTCGTGGCTAAGGAATATTTCCATGACAAGCACTCCTTGACTGATATCCGAGATACCTTACTGGACTTACTTGGAGATGTGTTCTTTGTGGTTCCTGCACTGGTCACAGCTCAATATCATAGAG ATGCTGGTGCACCTGTCTACTTCTATGAGTTTCAGCATCGGCCCCAGTGCTTTGAACACTCAAGGCCAGCATTTGTCAGAGCTGACCACACTGATGAAGTTCGTTTTGTCTTTGGAGGTGCCTTCCTGAAGGGTGACATCGTCATGTTTG AAGGAGCCACAGAGGAGGAGAAACTGCTGAGCAGAAGGATAATGAGATACTGGGCTAACTTTGCTCGGAGTGG gaaTCCTAATGGAGATGGCCTGCCTCTGTGGCCTGTCTACGATCAGATGGAGCAGTACTTAATGCTGAATTTGAACGTGAGCCAGGGAAAGAAACTGAAAGAACAGAGGGTGGAGTTTTGGACCAATGCCATCTCCCTGATCATGTCTGCTTCTGAAGCTCTgcccagtcctcctgcctccttaatcctcttttctctgtccttgtctttttttctcttttgctcctcAGAAGTCattgtgtga